One Betaproteobacteria bacterium genomic region harbors:
- a CDS encoding zinc-finger domain-containing protein yields MEPAARNSNKQKQVEVTAADMPLHCPLPSQALWNSHPRVFLPIGGDGEALCPYCGTRYVLRGAVKAAH; encoded by the coding sequence ATGGAACCGGCCGCCAGGAACAGCAACAAGCAGAAACAGGTCGAGGTCACGGCGGCGGACATGCCGCTGCACTGCCCGCTGCCGTCGCAGGCGTTGTGGAACTCGCATCCGCGCGTATTCCTGCCTATCGGCGGCGACGGCGAGGCGTTGTGCCCGTACTGCGGCACAAGGTATGTATTGCGGGGTGCCGTAAAAGCAGCACACTAA
- a CDS encoding TIGR02099 family protein has protein sequence MFLKYCFAFLKHGSLWTYRAATYAVLIAGLVFVALVLGLRYLVLPNIDDYREPIARTIARSVGQRVTIGSITGSWQGYRPELNLMDVKVFGTDGQPALVLDRVETVLSWLSLLSAEWRFDSLAVYGPELEVKRDASGVLWVAGIAMQRQAADGGGFSEWLLAQRQVLVRDATITWLDEMRSAPELRLDKVNFRLDRDGAIHRFGLTAVPPAQIASPLVARGEFLGRDVREVQLWNGKLYAEIGYADLALAQVWIPAPLELASGLGSLRLWLELNGTRLGAATADLRLVNVQTRLASNLPDLVLSEVEGRLGWMQRGDRTEISATSFGFTAADGLKLAPTQFSYARSEPAGGVRHSELHLSGLDLAPVVDLAEFLPLDAALRGRLARSAPTGTVEDANFSWDGDWGTGHPYSAKVRFAAMAARPDGSLPGFHGLSGQFDANERGGTISLKATNGGVELPKIFSEPLPLDYLAANAGWTFHDDVVDLAIKNANFTNEHLAGSVSGSYRNAAEGRGSVDLSGMLVRADAHQLWRYMPVAAPVTQAWLKRALLAGESKDMRFRLKGPLKDFPFAGDKNGVFEVATKASGVTIDYADGWPPITGITGDVVFRGDRMDLRGQSGAILGLQLSGVRASIAELGRHNEHLQVKGVAQGATSDFLRYAASTPVAGHINRFTDEMKAAGDAKLDLELDLPLHQIKESAVKGVLMLQNNLVTLDPRLPPFEHFGARIAFTEHSFNVREGRALMFGEPLSFEASNQAVGGITASIVGTLDVDQARVVWKHPMLAFLDGQTPWRGTIVVRNKIATIRFDSNLVGLTSTLPPPFAKAASASLPLRVELRERPGRQGVLAVNLDKVASAQLLLDGGAPGGVSRGMVSLGSPAALPTSDGLWLRGSLDLVDADVWQGLLSGGPGDSQIDLAGVDLQIGILDVGRRRFHGLKVEATRQAAGWQATLAGREVAGQMSWVSDGDGKLAARLSKLVLPPITTEIQAGKPGGGAEQRLPSVDLVADSFTYEGKDLGRLTVLAQPETSGWQLQRLEIANPESKFAMSGRWAIGEISRTDVKVKLEVSDVGKFFTRLGWPDSVQGGTALLEGPIAWRGNPTRFDIPSLSGQLKLEAKGGRFRQIEPGVAKLLGILSLQALPRRVSLDFRDVFSKGFSFDRISANLNITAGVAYTQDFRMEGSAARVAMHGQVDLARETQNLIVRVTPSLSESIAIAGAIVNPAIGVAALIAQKALKDPFSQIASFDYSVTGSWADPVIARVSKSPSDVKEKGR, from the coding sequence GTGTTTCTCAAATACTGCTTCGCCTTCCTCAAGCACGGTTCGCTTTGGACCTATCGCGCCGCGACCTATGCGGTCCTGATCGCCGGATTGGTTTTCGTCGCGCTGGTACTTGGACTGCGCTACCTCGTGCTGCCCAATATCGACGACTATCGCGAGCCGATTGCGCGAACGATCGCACGCTCGGTTGGGCAGCGCGTCACGATCGGTTCGATCACCGGAAGCTGGCAGGGTTACCGGCCGGAACTGAACCTCATGGACGTCAAGGTCTTTGGCACCGACGGCCAGCCGGCATTGGTGCTGGACCGGGTTGAAACCGTGTTGTCGTGGCTGTCGCTGCTGTCGGCCGAGTGGCGTTTTGATTCCCTGGCGGTCTACGGACCCGAGCTCGAGGTCAAACGCGACGCTTCCGGCGTGCTCTGGGTCGCGGGCATCGCCATGCAGCGCCAAGCCGCTGACGGCGGCGGGTTCAGCGAGTGGCTGCTGGCACAACGCCAGGTGCTCGTGCGCGACGCCACCATCACCTGGCTGGACGAAATGCGCAGTGCCCCCGAACTGCGGCTCGATAAAGTCAATTTCCGGCTCGACCGCGATGGCGCGATCCATCGCTTCGGTTTGACGGCGGTGCCACCTGCGCAGATTGCCTCCCCGCTCGTTGCGCGCGGCGAATTTCTCGGCCGCGATGTCCGCGAAGTGCAATTGTGGAACGGAAAACTCTATGCCGAAATCGGCTACGCCGACCTCGCGCTAGCGCAGGTATGGATACCGGCACCGCTGGAACTGGCGAGCGGTCTCGGATCGTTGCGCTTGTGGCTTGAACTGAACGGCACCCGCCTGGGCGCGGCCACCGCCGACCTCAGGCTGGTCAATGTGCAGACCCGGCTGGCGTCCAATCTGCCCGATCTTGTTTTGTCCGAAGTAGAGGGCAGGCTGGGCTGGATGCAGCGCGGCGACCGCACCGAAATTTCCGCGACTTCGTTCGGCTTTACGGCCGCCGACGGGCTGAAGCTGGCGCCGACGCAATTCAGCTACGCGCGTTCCGAGCCCGCTGGCGGCGTGCGCCATTCCGAACTGCACTTGTCAGGCCTTGACCTCGCTCCCGTGGTAGATCTCGCGGAGTTCCTGCCGCTTGATGCCGCGCTGCGCGGCCGCCTGGCGCGGTCTGCTCCGACCGGGACTGTCGAAGACGCCAATTTTTCCTGGGACGGAGATTGGGGCACCGGCCACCCCTACTCGGCGAAGGTCCGTTTTGCCGCCATGGCAGCGCGGCCCGACGGCTCGCTCCCCGGGTTTCACGGTTTGAGCGGCCAGTTCGACGCGAATGAGCGCGGTGGAACGATATCGCTCAAGGCAACAAACGGGGGTGTGGAGCTGCCGAAAATATTCTCCGAGCCGCTGCCGCTGGACTATCTCGCGGCCAATGCGGGATGGACTTTCCATGATGACGTAGTCGATCTCGCCATCAAGAACGCGAACTTCACCAACGAGCACCTCGCCGGCAGTGTTTCCGGTTCTTATCGCAACGCGGCCGAGGGCCGCGGCAGCGTGGACCTGTCCGGCATGCTGGTGCGTGCCGATGCGCACCAGCTCTGGCGCTACATGCCGGTGGCGGCGCCGGTTACGCAGGCCTGGTTAAAGCGGGCGCTGCTCGCCGGGGAGTCGAAGGATATGCGCTTCCGGCTGAAAGGCCCGCTGAAGGACTTTCCGTTTGCCGGCGACAAGAACGGCGTGTTCGAAGTCGCAACCAAGGCCAGCGGCGTGACCATCGACTACGCAGACGGCTGGCCGCCGATTACCGGTATTACCGGCGATGTCGTTTTCAGAGGCGACCGCATGGACCTGCGCGGCCAGTCCGGTGCAATTCTAGGCCTGCAGTTGTCCGGCGTGCGGGCGTCAATTGCCGAACTCGGCAGGCATAACGAACATCTGCAGGTCAAAGGCGTCGCGCAGGGAGCGACATCGGACTTCCTGCGTTATGCGGCATCGACGCCGGTGGCGGGCCACATCAACCGCTTCACCGACGAAATGAAAGCCGCTGGCGACGCCAAACTCGATCTGGAACTCGATCTGCCCCTGCACCAGATCAAGGAGTCCGCCGTCAAAGGCGTACTGATGCTGCAGAACAACCTGGTTACGCTCGACCCACGCCTGCCGCCTTTCGAACATTTCGGCGCGCGCATCGCGTTTACCGAGCATTCCTTCAACGTCAGGGAGGGCCGTGCGCTGATGTTCGGCGAGCCGCTGTCTTTCGAAGCCTCCAATCAGGCGGTTGGCGGCATCACGGCGAGCATCGTCGGCACGCTGGACGTGGATCAGGCACGGGTGGTCTGGAAACATCCCATGCTTGCTTTCCTGGACGGCCAGACGCCGTGGCGCGGCACCATCGTCGTGCGTAACAAGATCGCCACCATTCGCTTTGACTCGAACCTGGTCGGCCTCACGTCGACGTTGCCGCCGCCGTTCGCCAAGGCCGCCAGCGCCAGCCTGCCGCTGCGCGTGGAACTGCGCGAACGCCCCGGACGCCAGGGCGTGCTCGCCGTCAACCTCGACAAGGTCGCCTCCGCGCAACTACTGCTCGATGGAGGCGCGCCCGGTGGGGTGAGTCGCGGCATGGTGAGCCTGGGCAGTCCGGCTGCGCTACCGACTTCGGACGGATTATGGTTACGGGGCAGCCTCGACCTGGTGGATGCGGACGTCTGGCAGGGCCTGCTGTCCGGCGGCCCGGGAGATTCGCAAATCGATCTTGCCGGTGTGGACCTGCAGATCGGCATCCTCGACGTCGGTCGCCGGCGCTTTCACGGTCTCAAAGTGGAAGCAACCCGGCAGGCTGCCGGATGGCAGGCTACGCTCGCCGGCCGCGAAGTGGCCGGTCAGATGTCGTGGGTATCAGATGGCGACGGCAAGTTGGCTGCCCGCCTGTCGAAGCTCGTGCTGCCGCCGATTACAACGGAAATCCAGGCCGGCAAGCCCGGCGGCGGGGCCGAGCAGCGCCTGCCTTCCGTGGATCTGGTTGCCGACAGCTTTACCTACGAAGGCAAGGATCTGGGACGCCTGACGGTGCTGGCGCAACCGGAGACCTCCGGCTGGCAATTGCAGCGGCTGGAAATCGCCAATCCGGAAAGCAAGTTCGCCATGAGCGGACGCTGGGCGATCGGAGAAATTTCGCGCACCGACGTCAAGGTAAAGCTCGAGGTTTCCGACGTCGGCAAGTTCTTCACGAGACTGGGCTGGCCGGACAGCGTGCAGGGTGGAACTGCCTTGCTCGAGGGCCCGATTGCCTGGAGAGGCAATCCGACCCGGTTCGACATTCCGTCCCTGTCAGGTCAATTGAAATTGGAAGCCAAGGGCGGGCGTTTCCGCCAGATCGAGCCGGGCGTGGCCAAGCTGCTCGGCATCCTGAGCCTGCAGGCACTGCCCAGACGCGTATCGCTGGATTTCCGCGACGTGTTCAGCAAGGGTTTCAGTTTCGATCGCATCTCGGCAAACCTGAATATCACCGCGGGCGTTGCCTATACGCAGGATTTCCGGATGGAGGGTTCCGCTGCGCGCGTGGCGATGCACGGTCAGGTCGATCTCGCCCGCGAAACCCAGAATCTCATCGTGCGGGTCACGCCGTCGCTGTCGGAGAGTATTGCGATCGCCGGTGCCATCGTCAATCCCGCCATCGGCGTTGCCGCGCTCATCGCGCAGAAAGCGCTCAAGGATCCCTTCAGCCAGATCGCATCGTTCGATTATTCGGTCACTGGAAGCTGGGCCGATCCGGTCATTGCGCGGGTGTCCAAGTCGCCATCCGACGTGAAGGAAAAAGGACGTTAG
- a CDS encoding branched-chain amino acid transaminase — translation MSMADRDGLIWYDGKMVPWREANTHVLTHSLHYGLAVFEGLRAYKTVSGTAIFRLKEHTERMFNSAHIYMMKIPYDRETLMEAQKDVVRANQLESCYVRPIAFYGSEKMGVSPKGAKVHVAIAAWPWGAYLGVEGLEKGIRVKTSSYARHHVNVSMCRAKYSGTYANSILANMEATEHGYDEGLLLDVDGFVAEGAGENLFMVKNNRMVEPELNSALIGITRDSVIQLAGDLGYTVDAKRITRDDLYIADEVFFTGTAAEVTPIREVDGRTVGAGKRGPLTEKLQAMFFDVVNGRSEKYRHWLDYV, via the coding sequence ATGTCGATGGCCGACCGCGACGGTCTGATCTGGTACGACGGCAAAATGGTCCCCTGGCGCGAGGCCAACACGCACGTGCTCACCCATTCGCTGCACTACGGACTCGCGGTATTCGAGGGGTTGCGCGCGTACAAGACCGTCAGCGGCACCGCGATCTTCCGGCTCAAGGAACATACCGAGCGGATGTTCAATTCGGCGCACATCTACATGATGAAAATCCCCTACGACCGGGAAACGCTCATGGAAGCGCAAAAGGACGTGGTGCGCGCCAACCAGCTTGAATCCTGTTACGTGCGACCGATCGCATTCTATGGTTCCGAAAAGATGGGCGTTTCTCCCAAAGGCGCCAAAGTGCATGTGGCGATCGCCGCCTGGCCCTGGGGCGCCTATCTCGGCGTCGAGGGTCTGGAAAAAGGCATTCGCGTAAAGACATCCTCCTATGCCCGCCATCATGTCAACGTGTCGATGTGCCGCGCCAAGTATTCCGGTACTTATGCCAACTCGATCCTTGCCAACATGGAGGCCACCGAGCACGGCTATGACGAGGGTTTGTTGCTGGACGTGGACGGGTTCGTCGCCGAAGGCGCTGGCGAGAACCTGTTCATGGTCAAGAACAACAGGATGGTCGAGCCCGAGCTGAATTCCGCGCTGATCGGCATCACGCGCGACTCGGTCATCCAGCTCGCCGGCGATCTGGGCTACACGGTCGATGCGAAGCGCATTACCCGGGACGACCTGTACATCGCCGACGAGGTATTTTTCACAGGAACGGCCGCTGAAGTGACGCCAATCCGGGAAGTGGACGGCCGTACAGTCGGCGCCGGCAAGCGCGGCCCGCTCACCGAAAAGCTGCAAGCAATGTTTTTCGACGTCGTCAACGGCCGTTCGGAGAAATATCGCCACTGGCTGGACTACGTCTGA
- a CDS encoding adenylate/guanylate cyclase domain-containing protein yields MAKTSNRAIPGRGLIARLGAAAIDESDSEELRLRKTLLMFASGLMNMAAILWLLIYWWMGLKLPTSVPLGFQVVSAAVLAIYLRTRNFDFFRVAQLSLFLFFPFVIQWSIGSFVSSSGIALLALLAPVGAMVCFGPRESIPWFVAYVVLTILSGVFDFFLATGEGNGIPMKTVAVFFVMNFTIISTMVYLLLRHFVQERDRFERRLAEQHDLVRAEREKSEKLLLSILPAHVAERLKHQPGTIADGFADVSVMFADVVNFTRLAEELTPNQVVSFLDEVFTRFDRLTEHHGLDKIKTIGDAYMVVGGLAENRLNYADHVADMALEMIELTRSDPQMHRLGVQLHIGIATGPAIAGVIGETRFIYDLWGDTVNLASRLTSEAEAGTILVDKTTFRRLGHRYSCEAPQEIEIKGKGSTTTYRLSGKLYSG; encoded by the coding sequence ATGGCTAAAACTTCCAATCGCGCCATACCGGGCCGGGGTCTGATCGCCCGTCTCGGGGCGGCGGCGATCGACGAGTCCGACAGCGAAGAACTCAGACTGCGCAAGACGTTGCTGATGTTCGCCAGCGGCCTGATGAACATGGCCGCCATTCTCTGGCTGCTGATCTACTGGTGGATGGGGCTTAAACTCCCGACCTCCGTCCCGCTGGGCTTTCAGGTCGTCTCCGCCGCGGTTCTGGCCATCTATCTGCGCACCCGCAATTTCGATTTCTTCAGGGTGGCGCAGCTTTCGCTGTTTTTGTTCTTTCCGTTCGTCATCCAGTGGTCGATCGGCAGTTTCGTCAGTTCGTCCGGGATTGCGCTGCTGGCGCTGCTGGCGCCGGTGGGCGCCATGGTCTGTTTCGGGCCACGCGAGTCGATCCCCTGGTTCGTCGCTTATGTGGTGCTGACGATCCTGTCGGGCGTGTTCGACTTCTTCCTTGCCACGGGGGAAGGCAACGGCATTCCGATGAAGACGGTGGCGGTATTCTTCGTGATGAATTTCACGATCATCTCCACCATGGTCTATCTGCTGCTCAGGCACTTTGTGCAGGAACGCGATCGTTTTGAACGCAGGCTGGCCGAGCAACACGACCTGGTGCGGGCCGAGCGCGAGAAATCCGAGAAGCTGCTGCTCAGCATCCTGCCGGCCCATGTGGCCGAGCGCTTGAAGCATCAGCCGGGCACCATCGCCGATGGATTTGCCGATGTCTCGGTGATGTTCGCCGATGTGGTGAATTTTACCCGGCTTGCCGAGGAACTGACGCCGAACCAGGTCGTGTCCTTCCTCGACGAAGTATTCACGCGTTTCGACCGGCTGACGGAGCATCACGGGCTGGACAAGATCAAGACCATCGGCGACGCCTACATGGTGGTCGGCGGTCTGGCGGAAAACCGGCTCAACTATGCGGATCACGTGGCCGACATGGCGCTGGAGATGATCGAGTTGACTCGATCCGATCCGCAGATGCATCGTCTGGGCGTGCAGCTTCACATAGGCATCGCGACCGGTCCCGCGATCGCGGGCGTGATCGGCGAGACGCGCTTCATTTACGATTTGTGGGGCGACACGGTGAATCTCGCGAGCCGACTGACATCCGAAGCCGAAGCGGGCACGATTCTGGTGGACAAGACGACTTTCCGCCGTCTCGGACACCGCTATTCCTGCGAGGCGCCGCAGGAAATCGAAATCAAGGGCAAGGGCAGCACCACTACCTACCGCCTGTCCGGCAAGCTCTACTCGGGCTGA
- the glnE gene encoding bifunctional [glutamate--ammonia ligase]-adenylyl-L-tyrosine phosphorylase/[glutamate--ammonia-ligase] adenylyltransferase: MSAAASISKDLPSAIARAARLSRYVRDLLSAEPGLATGVTLDAPLDRGWMHAQIEGRDHDDQTLKTELRRLRKAVMLGLITRDLDGRANLAEVVDTVTALAEEAVAAATASHAQWLAREFGNPLGAISGDKQQLHIIAMGKLGGGELNVSSDIDIVFAYPEDGETDGPRRISNHEYFIRLARRIISAIAEVTMDGFVFRVDTRLRPYGDSGPLAVSFDMLEEYFTTQGREWERYAWVKARPVTGEAGADLDAVVTPFVYRRHLDYSAIASLRSLHAQIRQEVQKREIADNIKLGRGGIREIEFLVQVFQIIRGGREPVFRLRPTLKALALLGERRLLPGAAVDELRTAYVYLRNLEHRLQYLDDQQTQMLPRADEDRALVAEMMGCADYAGLRRELDAHRAVVSRHFEAIFAGVRENGGVQDQADLWLQALSREDALARLAGMGFSDVGRIYARLMAIRGSARYRRMAASSQALLDRLIPQLMETAHVLPNPDTTFERMFNVVDSIGRREAYLALLLEYPNATARLARLASASPWAADYLAQHPVLLDELIDPQGSSDVADWPRLRETLHASLDEHDGNTERQMDILRHFKQTQTLRLLALDLAGALSLETLSDHLSDLACTVLEEVLRLAWNALRVRHREQPQFAIVGYGKLGGKELGYASDLDIIFLYDDEDQAAPETYARLAQRINTWLTSATSAGVLYEIDLRLRPNGAAGLLVSQIDAFREYEFEKAWVWEHQALTRARFVAGADAIGRRFERLRIEVLCRPRDLAALGSEILSMRDKMRDAHPNGSGLFDLKHDRGGIVDVEFVVQFLVLGHAHRHAGLTGNIGNLALLKLAAGLGLLPDDLASGAHAAYREFRRLQHAMRLQGERYARVDPAGVAEHVQAVLHLWEWVFGNIRRVPAQPE; encoded by the coding sequence ATGTCCGCCGCCGCTTCCATATCGAAAGACTTGCCATCGGCCATCGCCCGCGCCGCGCGGCTGTCGCGCTACGTGCGCGACCTGCTGTCCGCGGAACCGGGACTGGCGACCGGCGTTACGCTGGATGCGCCGCTCGATCGCGGCTGGATGCACGCGCAGATCGAGGGTCGGGACCATGACGACCAGACGCTGAAGACTGAGCTGCGCCGGTTGCGCAAGGCGGTCATGCTGGGATTGATCACGCGCGATCTCGATGGTCGCGCGAACCTGGCGGAGGTGGTCGACACCGTTACCGCACTGGCGGAGGAAGCCGTGGCGGCGGCCACTGCCAGCCATGCGCAATGGCTGGCGCGGGAGTTTGGCAATCCATTGGGCGCAATCTCGGGCGACAAGCAGCAGTTGCACATCATTGCGATGGGCAAGCTCGGCGGCGGCGAACTCAACGTGTCTTCTGACATCGATATCGTGTTCGCCTACCCTGAGGACGGCGAAACCGACGGACCGCGGCGCATTTCGAACCATGAGTATTTCATCCGGCTTGCGCGCAGGATCATCAGCGCAATCGCCGAGGTCACAATGGACGGGTTCGTGTTCCGGGTGGATACGCGGCTGAGGCCTTACGGCGACAGTGGTCCGCTCGCGGTGAGTTTCGACATGCTGGAGGAGTACTTCACCACCCAGGGACGCGAATGGGAGCGCTACGCCTGGGTGAAAGCGCGGCCGGTCACCGGGGAGGCCGGCGCGGACCTCGATGCCGTCGTTACGCCTTTCGTGTACCGGCGTCATCTCGACTACAGCGCTATCGCCAGCCTGCGCAGCCTGCATGCGCAAATCCGCCAGGAGGTGCAAAAGCGCGAAATCGCGGACAACATCAAGCTCGGCCGGGGCGGCATCCGAGAAATCGAGTTCCTGGTGCAGGTGTTCCAGATCATCCGCGGCGGCCGCGAACCGGTGTTTCGGCTGCGCCCGACGCTGAAGGCGCTGGCGCTCCTCGGGGAAAGGCGATTGCTGCCGGGTGCGGCCGTCGATGAATTGCGCACCGCCTACGTGTATCTGCGCAATCTCGAACACCGTTTGCAATATCTGGACGACCAGCAGACCCAGATGTTGCCCCGCGCGGACGAAGATCGCGCGCTGGTCGCCGAGATGATGGGTTGTGCGGATTATGCCGGCCTGCGACGGGAACTCGACGCGCACCGCGCCGTCGTGTCGCGGCACTTCGAGGCGATTTTCGCCGGCGTACGGGAAAACGGCGGGGTGCAGGATCAGGCCGATCTCTGGCTGCAGGCGCTGTCCCGCGAAGACGCGCTCGCGCGGCTCGCCGGCATGGGCTTCAGCGATGTAGGGCGCATTTACGCGAGGCTCATGGCCATCAGAGGCAGTGCGCGCTATCGCCGCATGGCGGCATCCAGCCAGGCTTTGCTGGATCGGCTCATTCCGCAACTGATGGAAACCGCGCACGTGCTGCCGAATCCGGATACGACTTTCGAGCGCATGTTCAACGTCGTGGACAGCATCGGCCGGCGCGAAGCCTACCTGGCCCTGTTGCTCGAATATCCGAATGCGACCGCCCGCCTCGCGCGCCTGGCTTCGGCGAGTCCGTGGGCCGCAGATTATCTGGCCCAGCACCCGGTGCTGCTCGACGAACTGATCGACCCGCAAGGCAGCAGCGATGTGGCGGACTGGCCGCGGTTGCGCGAGACGCTGCACGCGAGCCTCGACGAGCACGACGGCAACACCGAGCGGCAGATGGACATCCTGCGCCACTTCAAGCAGACGCAGACGCTGCGCCTGCTCGCGCTCGATCTTGCCGGCGCGCTGTCGCTCGAGACGCTGTCCGATCACCTGAGCGATCTTGCCTGCACCGTGCTGGAAGAAGTGCTGCGCCTCGCCTGGAATGCGTTGCGGGTGCGTCACCGCGAACAACCGCAGTTCGCGATCGTCGGTTACGGCAAACTCGGCGGCAAGGAACTCGGCTACGCCTCCGATCTCGACATCATTTTTCTCTACGATGACGAGGACCAGGCCGCGCCGGAAACTTACGCGCGCCTGGCACAACGCATCAACACCTGGCTTACCAGCGCAACATCAGCCGGCGTGCTGTACGAAATCGATCTGAGACTGCGCCCCAACGGCGCAGCCGGACTCCTGGTTAGCCAGATCGACGCCTTCCGGGAATACGAGTTCGAAAAGGCCTGGGTGTGGGAACATCAGGCGCTGACGCGCGCCCGCTTCGTCGCGGGCGCTGACGCGATCGGCCGGCGTTTCGAGCGCCTGCGCATCGAAGTGCTGTGCCGGCCCCGCGATCTCGCCGCACTCGGAAGCGAAATCCTGTCCATGCGGGACAAGATGCGCGACGCGCACCCGAATGGCAGCGGCCTGTTCGATCTCAAGCACGATCGCGGCGGCATCGTCGACGTCGAGTTCGTGGTGCAATTTCTGGTGCTGGGCCATGCACACCGGCACGCCGGGCTGACGGGTAACATCGGCAATCTTGCCCTGTTGAAGCTCGCTGCCGGGCTCGGCCTGCTGCCCGATGATCTGGCCAGCGGCGCGCACGCGGCTTACCGTGAATTCCGCCGGCTCCAGCATGCGATGCGGCTGCAGGGCGAGCGTTACGCGCGCGTGGATCCTGCCGGGGTGGCGGAACACGTGCAGGCGGTGCTGCATCTCTGGGAGTGGGTATTCGGCAACATCCGGCGGGTGCCGGCTCAGCCCGAGTAG